In Deltaproteobacteria bacterium, a single genomic region encodes these proteins:
- a CDS encoding gamma-glutamylcyclotransferase gives MTAGPKPLLFVYGTLRAGAGHPAHALLAARGRPLGNAEVRGRVDMIDGYPALRDGDAVVRGELWEIDGDFTDLDAYEEVAAGPPTYLRVQAEVSCDDGSRVRAWLYRWSEP, from the coding sequence ATGACCGCGGGTCCGAAGCCGCTGCTCTTCGTCTACGGCACGCTGCGGGCGGGCGCCGGGCACCCCGCCCACGCCCTGCTCGCCGCGCGCGGACGGCCGCTCGGGAACGCGGAGGTCCGCGGCCGCGTGGACATGATCGACGGCTACCCCGCGCTACGCGACGGCGACGCCGTCGTCCGCGGAGAGCTGTGGGAGATCGATGGCGACTTCACCGACCTCGACGCGTACGAAGAGGTCGCCGCCGGGCCGCCGACCTACCTGCGCGTGCAGGCCGAGGTGTCCTGCGACGACGGCTCCCGGGTCCGGGCATGGCTGTACCGTTGGTCCGAGCCGTGA
- a CDS encoding sigma-70 family RNA polymerase sigma factor, which yields MSRPIEAPEAPVRFSHFYRDHFPIAWRGLARLGVAPPDCEDATQDVFVTAYRRWHAFDGARERRAWLFGIVRKIAWRYRRGESRRTRRQRAFAAVEPAAICVETAVREHEAWTQLRAFLDGLDADKREAFVLGELEQLGRVELGAALGISPNTAYSRLQAARRRFFEHFAALGDDGCAHVLAHAEHVPRPPEHARAQVWIAIAPSIGAAAKAGAPIAAAIARGAGWGWTGKLAISAVALTTTAVAVGGLAAAPTEAADRADPIAAHDGALADTDAARTTPALLPSAAGARAVAVLDASGDQGSPSHRTRAPRGVGAAVGLPGDADLEAEIAMLIAAREAMIHGDSASARRELARHRARFAGHGRLVRLRRQIERELDTRMINLAGAGDVHVQEHE from the coding sequence ATGAGCCGCCCCATCGAGGCCCCCGAAGCGCCCGTGCGCTTCAGCCACTTCTACCGCGATCACTTCCCGATCGCGTGGCGCGGCCTCGCGCGCCTGGGCGTAGCCCCGCCCGACTGCGAGGACGCGACGCAGGATGTGTTCGTGACCGCGTACCGGCGCTGGCATGCCTTCGACGGCGCACGCGAGCGCCGGGCGTGGTTGTTCGGCATCGTCCGCAAGATCGCGTGGCGATACCGCCGCGGTGAGTCGCGACGCACCCGACGGCAGCGCGCATTCGCAGCGGTGGAGCCGGCGGCGATCTGTGTCGAGACCGCGGTGCGCGAGCACGAGGCGTGGACGCAGCTGCGCGCATTCCTCGACGGCCTCGACGCCGACAAGCGCGAGGCCTTCGTGCTCGGCGAGCTCGAGCAGCTCGGTCGCGTCGAGCTCGGCGCCGCGCTCGGCATCAGCCCCAACACCGCATACTCGCGCCTGCAGGCCGCAAGGCGCCGCTTCTTCGAGCACTTCGCCGCGCTCGGCGATGACGGCTGCGCGCACGTCCTCGCCCACGCAGAGCATGTGCCGCGACCCCCCGAGCACGCCCGCGCGCAGGTATGGATTGCGATCGCGCCGTCGATCGGCGCCGCCGCGAAGGCGGGGGCCCCGATCGCGGCCGCCATCGCGCGAGGGGCGGGCTGGGGTTGGACGGGCAAGCTGGCGATCTCGGCGGTGGCGCTGACGACGACCGCCGTCGCGGTGGGGGGCCTCGCGGCCGCGCCCACCGAGGCAGCCGACCGCGCCGACCCGATCGCCGCGCACGATGGTGCACTGGCCGACACGGATGCGGCGCGCACGACCCCCGCGCTGCTGCCTTCTGCGGCCGGTGCACGCGCGGTCGCGGTCCTCGATGCGAGCGGCGACCAGGGCTCGCCGTCGCACCGCACACGCGCGCCCCGTGGGGTCGGTGCGGCCGTGGGGTTGCCGGGTGACGCCGATCTCGAGGCCGAGATCGCGATGCTGATCGCCGCGCGCGAGGCGATGATCCACGGCGACAGCGCGTCGGCGCGTCGCGAGCTGGCCCGACACCGCGCCCGATTCGCGGGGCACGGACGCCTGGTCCGCCTGCGACGGCAGATCGAACGCGAGCTCGACACGCGCATGATCAACCTCGCCGGTGCCGGAGATGTCCACGTGCAGGAGCACGAATGA
- a CDS encoding serine/threonine protein kinase, with protein MPPLLDDAAANAPTQHSAGRERVSGDELRTPSDADTVRPGPDPDPATSGTLARGRLVGRFVVIDRIGRGGMGVVHLAYDPELDRRVALKLVHGRVSNDEAGSARLLREAQALAQLSHPNVVTIHDVGRTPEGIYVAMEYIDGQTLSTWLRQDERRLQPILDVFVAAGRGIAAAHDVGLVHRDIKPDNIMIGRDGRVRVLDFGLARAVAPPSVPSLSEPTEAATGRGDSGSRSLDVSLTATGEIMGTPLYMSPEQYRGREVDARSDVYALGVALWEAVWGTRPFAGQTLAELAANVTAGRIRSPATRDGAPPRRVPPWLRRALHRAIALDPVDRFADMRSFVAELARDRGRWRPPALAAAVFGGTAAVLFATTRPTAPCADDPDALRGAWDGPRQDAVAAVFASSTQPWAATSGATVTARLDDYARQLVDGRREACEATHVHGTQSSATLDRRIVCIDRRVHEFDGLTRALADGGDAVLEHAVTAANALPNVEACADPEAILHEPALPDDPLLRRDVDDTRAELAAIGSAISLHADANLEPRIEAALARARGLGYAPLEVDALMVRGRWQRRRALPAPASASFTAAFEAALACGYERAIAHSASELVLVESGLDARFDAAEVYGRVATGALERLGNPLDLRIPMLTDIGHFELVRGRLDASLASLSLALELADTSEDPAIHDDPFLFHALARAFVTAKRYEDAERMIDRMTATLALRVGERHPDYGLAVGNRAMLRTAQDRPAEGLALWQQAYDIAVAAYGANHTEVAAARNGMGLALSDLGRDAEAEVQYAAGLEVAIQVLGESHPNVAAGLGNLGAVQLRLGRAAQARTNLARALQIRLEAFGELHDTVGKTLDLLGDAQRELGELDAAAASYRHALSVFEQLGGRDDPRRVYASIGLAEVLESQQRPGEAAALLEHALRIQPERAPPQRRAELRFALARVIVDHDRARALELAEAARRAYVEAGPRWAARAAALAQWRRDH; from the coding sequence GTGCCGCCGCTGCTCGACGACGCCGCCGCCAACGCGCCGACCCAACACTCCGCGGGCCGCGAGCGCGTCAGCGGCGACGAGCTGCGGACCCCGAGCGACGCCGACACCGTGCGGCCCGGGCCGGACCCCGACCCGGCCACCAGCGGCACCTTGGCGCGGGGCCGGCTGGTGGGCCGCTTCGTCGTCATCGATCGCATCGGACGCGGCGGCATGGGCGTGGTGCACCTCGCCTACGACCCCGAGCTCGATCGCCGCGTGGCGCTCAAGCTGGTCCATGGGCGCGTGAGCAACGACGAGGCCGGCTCCGCCCGGCTGCTTCGCGAGGCCCAGGCGCTGGCCCAGCTGAGCCATCCGAACGTGGTCACGATCCACGACGTCGGACGCACGCCCGAGGGCATCTACGTCGCGATGGAGTACATCGATGGCCAGACGCTCAGCACCTGGCTGCGCCAGGACGAGCGGCGCCTGCAGCCCATCCTCGACGTGTTCGTGGCCGCCGGGCGCGGGATCGCGGCGGCGCACGACGTCGGCCTCGTGCACCGCGACATCAAGCCCGACAACATCATGATCGGTCGCGACGGCCGGGTGCGCGTGCTCGACTTCGGGCTCGCGCGTGCGGTCGCGCCCCCGAGCGTGCCGTCACTCTCGGAGCCGACCGAAGCCGCCACCGGCCGCGGCGACTCGGGCTCGCGCAGCCTCGACGTGTCGCTGACCGCCACCGGCGAGATCATGGGCACGCCGCTGTACATGTCGCCGGAGCAGTACCGCGGCCGCGAGGTGGATGCCCGCAGCGACGTGTACGCCCTCGGCGTCGCGCTCTGGGAGGCGGTGTGGGGCACGCGACCGTTCGCCGGGCAGACCCTCGCCGAGCTGGCCGCGAACGTCACCGCCGGGCGCATCCGTAGCCCGGCGACACGCGACGGCGCGCCGCCCCGGCGCGTGCCGCCGTGGCTGCGACGCGCGCTGCACCGCGCGATCGCCCTCGATCCCGTCGACCGCTTCGCCGACATGCGATCGTTCGTCGCCGAGCTCGCGCGCGACCGCGGACGCTGGCGGCCGCCGGCGCTCGCCGCCGCGGTGTTCGGCGGCACGGCGGCGGTGCTGTTCGCGACCACCCGCCCCACTGCACCGTGCGCGGACGACCCCGACGCGCTGCGCGGGGCCTGGGACGGACCGCGGCAGGACGCGGTCGCGGCGGTGTTCGCCAGCAGCACGCAGCCGTGGGCCGCGACCAGTGGTGCGACCGTGACGGCCCGGCTCGACGACTACGCGCGCCAGCTCGTGGATGGCCGTCGCGAGGCCTGCGAAGCCACCCACGTCCACGGCACGCAGTCGTCAGCGACGCTCGATCGCCGCATCGTCTGCATCGACCGGCGCGTCCACGAGTTCGACGGTCTCACGCGCGCGCTCGCCGATGGCGGCGATGCCGTGCTCGAGCACGCCGTCACCGCCGCGAACGCGCTGCCCAACGTGGAGGCCTGCGCCGACCCCGAGGCGATCCTGCACGAGCCCGCGTTGCCCGACGACCCACTGCTGCGGCGCGACGTCGATGACACCCGTGCGGAGCTGGCCGCGATCGGCTCCGCGATTTCGCTGCACGCCGACGCCAACCTCGAGCCTCGCATCGAGGCCGCGCTCGCGCGGGCGCGCGGCCTCGGCTACGCGCCGCTCGAGGTCGACGCGCTCATGGTCCGCGGCCGCTGGCAGCGTCGACGGGCCCTGCCGGCGCCGGCGTCCGCGAGCTTCACCGCCGCGTTCGAGGCCGCGCTCGCCTGCGGCTACGAGCGCGCGATTGCCCACAGCGCGTCGGAGCTCGTGTTGGTCGAGAGCGGCCTCGACGCTCGCTTCGATGCCGCCGAGGTCTACGGGCGCGTCGCCACCGGCGCGCTCGAGCGGCTGGGCAACCCGCTCGACCTCCGGATACCGATGCTGACCGACATCGGGCACTTCGAGCTCGTCCGTGGGCGCCTCGACGCCTCGCTCGCGTCGCTGTCGCTGGCGCTCGAGCTGGCCGACACCTCCGAGGATCCGGCGATCCACGACGACCCGTTCCTGTTCCACGCGCTGGCGCGGGCGTTCGTCACGGCCAAGCGCTACGAGGACGCCGAGCGGATGATCGATCGCATGACGGCGACGCTGGCACTGCGCGTCGGCGAACGGCACCCCGACTACGGCCTCGCAGTCGGCAATCGGGCGATGCTGCGCACGGCACAGGATCGACCGGCGGAGGGCCTCGCGCTGTGGCAGCAGGCCTACGACATCGCGGTGGCGGCCTACGGTGCGAACCACACCGAGGTCGCAGCGGCACGCAACGGCATGGGACTCGCGCTCTCCGACCTCGGTCGCGATGCCGAGGCCGAGGTCCAGTACGCCGCGGGTCTCGAGGTCGCCATCCAAGTGTTGGGTGAGTCGCACCCCAACGTCGCGGCCGGCCTCGGCAACCTCGGCGCGGTGCAGCTGCGGCTGGGGCGCGCCGCACAGGCGCGGACCAACCTCGCGCGCGCGCTGCAGATCCGTCTCGAGGCCTTCGGCGAGCTGCACGACACCGTCGGCAAGACCCTCGACCTGCTGGGCGACGCGCAGCGGGAGCTCGGCGAGCTCGATGCCGCGGCCGCCAGCTATCGCCACGCGCTGTCGGTGTTCGAGCAGCTCGGCGGCCGCGACGATCCGCGTCGCGTCTATGCATCGATCGGCTTGGCCGAGGTGCTCGAGTCCCAGCAACGCCCTGGCGAGGCCGCCGCGCTGCTCGAGCACGCACTGCGCATCCAGCCCGAGCGCGCACCGCCGCAGCGACGCGCGGAACTACGCTTCGCGCTCGCCCGCGTGATCGTCGATCACGATCGAGCCCGCGCGCTGGAGCTGGCCGAGGCCGCTCGACGCGCGTACGTCGAGGCGGGACCCCGCTGGGCTGCGCGTGCCGCCGCGCTCGCGCAGTGGCGTCGCGATCACTGA